Proteins from one Fragaria vesca subsp. vesca linkage group LG6, FraVesHawaii_1.0, whole genome shotgun sequence genomic window:
- the LOC101306553 gene encoding aspartic proteinase-like protein 2-like, producing the protein MENAALPPTHHRVQLDRLRARDRARHGRLLQNVVGGVVDFSVAGSSDPYLVGLKLLMLYFTKVKLGSPPKEYNVQIDTGSDILWITCSACSDCPQTSGLGIQLNLYDSGSSATAGLISCSDPICSSAVQTSVTECSESNQCGYTFQYGDGSGTSGYYVSDALYFDMIMGQSFMANSSAAIVFGCSTYQSGDLTKTDKAVDGIFGFGQGALSVISQLSYRGITPKVFSHCLKGDGNGGGILVLGEILEPSIVYSPLVPSQPHYNLYLQSIAVNGQLLPIDPIAFTTSNSRGTIVDSGTTLTYLVEEAYDPFVSTITSVVSQSVTPLISKGNQCYLVSNSLAEVFPPVSLNFAAGASMVLRPEEYLLHNGFVDGAAMWCIGFQKVQGGVTILGDLVLKDKIVVYDLARQRLGWANYDCSLSVNVSVTSSKDEFINAGQLSESNSSGDMLFKLLTTGVVVLLLHILVLVDIHLL; encoded by the exons ATGGAAAATGCAG CCCTCCCGCCGACCCACCACCGAGTCCAACTCGACCGCCTCCGCGCGCGTGACCGGGCCCGCCACGGCCGCCTCCTCCAAAACGTCGTCGGCGGCGTCGTCGACTTCTCCGTCGCCGGCTCCTCCGATCCCTACCTCGTCGG CTTGAAGCTTTTAAT GCTGTATTTTACGAAAGTAAAGTTGGGCTCTCCACCAAAAGAGTACAATGTGCAGATCGATACCGGAAGCGACATATTGTGGATCACCTGCAGTGCTTGCAGTGATTGCCCCCAGACTAGTGGACTTGGG ATTCAGCTCAATTTGTATGATTCTGGGAGCTCTGCAACTGCAGGGTTGATCTCCTGTTCGGACCCAATCTGCAGTTCTGCAGTTCAAACTTCAGTAACAGAGTGCTCTGAGAGTAACCAGTGCGGTTATACTTTCCAATACGGCGATGGAAGCGGGACTTCTGGTTACTATGTATCAGATGCACTATATTTCGACATGATTATGGGGCAGTCTTTTATGGCCAACTCTTCGGCTGCCATCGTTTTCGG GTGTAGTACGTATCAGTCTGGGGATTTGACCAAGACAGATAAAGCGGTGGATGGGATATTTGGGTTCGGCCAAGGCGCATTGTCTGTTATATCCCAGTTGTCATATCGAGGGATAACTCCCAAAGTATTTTCTCATTGTTTGAAGGGAGACGGAAATGGTGGGGGTATACTTGTTCTTGGTGAGATTTTGGAGCCGAGTATTGTTTATAGTCCCCTTGTTCCGTCACA GCCTCATTATAATTTATATCTTCAGAGCATTGCTGTCAATGGGCAACTCTTACCAATTGATCCAATAGCCTTCACAACATCAAACAGCCGGGGAACTATTGTTGACTCAGGCACGACTCTGACATACCTTGTGGAGGAAGCGTATGATCCTTTTGTCAGTACT ATAACATCGGTTGTTTCCCAATCTGTGACACCCCTCATTTCAAAAGGAAATCAGTGTTATCTAGTCTCCAACAG TTTGGCTGAGGTGTTTCCTCCCGTTAGTCTGAACTTTGCAGCTGGTGCATCGATGGTGTTGAGACCAGAAGAGTACCTTTTACATAATGGTTTTGTT GATGGGGCTGCTATGTGGTGCATTGGATTTCAGAAGGTTCAGGGAGGGGTGACAATCTTAGGAG ATCTTGTTCTAAAAGATAAGATAGTTGTGTATGATTTAGCTCGCCAACGGCTTGGATGGGCCAACTACGATT GCTCATTATCCGTGAATGTTTCAGTCACTAGTAGCAAAGACGAATTTATCAATGCCGGACAGCTGAGTGAGAGCAATTCATCAGGAGACATGCTTTTCAAACTGCTAACAACAGGGGTTGTGGTTCTCTTACTGCACATATTGGTGTTGGTGGACATCCATCTACTGTAG